The Triticum aestivum cultivar Chinese Spring chromosome 3A, IWGSC CS RefSeq v2.1, whole genome shotgun sequence genome includes a region encoding these proteins:
- the LOC123058815 gene encoding acidic endochitinase-like, whose amino-acid sequence MASRALTPFQLTATLLVALLATCHAGSIAVYWGQNDGEASLAETCASGNYEFIILAFLPKFGKGQTPELNLASHCDPSSGGCRSQSKDIKACQRRGVKVLLSIGGGDGSYGLSSPGDARQVAMYLWNNYLGGASSSGPLGNVALDGIDFDIELGSAKFWNNLARDLKDLGKNGSKTVLLSAAPQCPFPDEWDGGAINTGLFDFVWVQFYNNEECQFSAGRKAFMDAWKKWESVPAGKIFLGLPASKDAAGTGFVPASELTSRVLPLIKGSPKYGGVMLWSKFYDDRTGYSSAIKSDV is encoded by the exons ATGGCAAGCCGAGCGCTCACTCCCTTCCAGCTCACCGCCACCCTCTTGGTGGCGCTCCTCGCCACATGCCACGCCGGCAGCATCGCCGTGTACTGGGGCCAGAACGACGGCGAGGCGTCGCTGGCCGAAACGTGCGCGTCCGGAAACTACGAGTTCATCATCCTCGCTTTCCTCCCCAAGTTCGGCAAGGGCCAGACGCCGGAGCTGAACCTTGCCAGCCACTGCGACCCTTCTTCGGGTGGTTGTAGAAGCCAGAGCAAGGACATCAAAGCGTGCCAGCGACGCGGCGTCAAAGTCCTGCTCTCCATCGGCGGTGGCGACGGGAGCTACGGCCTCTCGTCCCCCGGCGACGCCCGGCAGGTTGCCATGTACCTTTGGAACAACTATCTCGGTGGCGCGTCGTCGTCCGGTCCCCTCGGCAACGTCGCGCTTGACGGCATCGACTTCGATATCGAGCTTGGCAGTGCCAAGTTCTGGAACAACCTCGCCAG GGACCTCAAGGATTTGGGCAAAAACGGCAGCAAGACGGTGCTCCTGAGCGCGGCGCCGCAGTGCCCGTTCCCCGACGAGTGGGACGGCGGTGCGATCAACACAGGGCTATTCGACTTTGTTTGGGTGCAGTTTTACAACAACGAGGAATGTCAGTTCAGTGCGGGGCGTAAGGCATTCATGGACGCGTGGAAGAAATGGGAGTCGGTGCCGGCGGGGAAGATCTTCCTGGGGCTTCCAGCCTCCAAGGACGCGGCGGGCACAGGGTTCGTCCCTGCCAGCGAGCTCACCTCGCGTGTGTTGCCGCTCATCAAGGGCTCTCCGAAGTACGGTGGTGTCATGCTGTGGTCTAAGTTCTATGACGACCGTACGGGCTACAGCTCCGCCATCAAGAGCGACGTGTGA
- the LOC123062680 gene encoding acidic endochitinase, giving the protein MASKVFPAMLLLIAVTMAGLAAGARAGGIAIYWGQNGNEGTLAQACATGNYKFVNVAFLFTFGRGQKPLLNLAGHCDPATSGSCTFVGADVKACQSRGIKVLLSIGGGVGSYGLSSAADAKQVAEYLWDNYLGGTSTTRPLGDAVLDGVDFDIESGGSAHWDDLARELKKYSGKGSAYKPVYLAAAPQCPFPDAMLGGLGGALGTGLFDYVWVQFYNNPPCQYTKAGGAGNLASAWQKWASIPARQVFLGLPAAPAAAGSGFVEPSDLVSEVLPVVQKSPKYGGIMLWSRFFDGQTGFSDKVKSSV; this is encoded by the coding sequence ATGGCGAGCAAAGTGTTTCCGGCAATGCTGTTGCTCATTGCGGTGACAATGGCCGGACTGGCCGCCGGGGCGCGCGCGGGCGGCATCGCGATCTACTGGGGCCAGAACGGCAACGAGGGCACGCTGGCGCAGGCGTGCGCGACGGGGAACTACAAGTTCGTCAACGTGGCCTTCCTCTTCACCTTCGGGAGGGGCCAGAAGCCGCTGCTGAACCTGGCCGGGCACTGCGACCCGGCGACCAGCGGCTCGTGCACCTTCGTGGGCGCCGACGTCAAGGCCTGCCAGAGCCGCGGCATCAAGGTTCTGCTCTCCATCGGCGGTGGCGTCGGCAGCTACGGCCTCTCGTCCGCCGCCGACGCCAAGCAGGTCGCCGAGTACCTCTGGGACAACTACCTCGGCGGCACGTCGACGACGAGGCCCCTCGGCGACGCGGTGCTGGACGGCGTCGACTTCGACATCGAGAGCGGCGGGAGCGCGCACTGGGACGACCTGGCGCGGGAGCTCAAGAAGTACTCCGGGAAGGGGAGCGCCTACAAGCCGGTGTACCTGGCGGCGGCGCCGCAGTGCCCGTTCCCGGACGCGATGCTCGGCGGGCTCGGCGGCGCGCTCGGCACGGGGCTCTTCGACTACGTGTGGGTGCAGTTCTACAACAACCCGCCGTGCCAGTACACCAAGGCCGGCGGGGCGGGCAACCTGGCGAGCGCGTGGCAGAAGTGGGCGTCGATACCGGCGCGCCAGGTGTTCCTGGGGCTCCCGGCGGCGCCCGCGGCCGCCGGCAGCGGGTTCGTGGAGCCGAGCGACCTGGTGTCCGAGGTGCTGCCGGTGGTGCAGAAGTCGCCGAAGTACGGCGGGATCATGCTGTGGTCGAGGTTCTTCGATGGGCAGACGGGGTTCAGCGATAAGGTCAAGTCCAGCGTGTGA